A part of Deltaproteobacteria bacterium genomic DNA contains:
- a CDS encoding 4Fe-4S ferredoxin, whose amino-acid sequence MFEITINYDTCQGDEECVGNCPSEVYDWDEENQRPIIARQEDCVGCETCVEVCPTGSITVEEV is encoded by the coding sequence ATGTTCGAGATTACTATCAATTATGATACGTGCCAGGGCGATGAGGAGTGCGTGGGTAACTGTCCATCTGAAGTATATGACTGGGACGAAGAGAACCAAAGGCCGATAATCGCTAGGCAGGAAGACTGTGTAGGCTGTGAGACCTGCGTGGAGGTCTGCCCAACCGGCTCCATCACCGTTGAGGAGGTCTAG